One window from the genome of Musa acuminata AAA Group cultivar baxijiao chromosome BXJ1-4, Cavendish_Baxijiao_AAA, whole genome shotgun sequence encodes:
- the LOC103981677 gene encoding uncharacterized protein LOC103981677 isoform X1, producing MANGRGSSELENSAFRCGVRTGLKREFVFALKAQSQFPLSLGRTRSGKSSAATVGAPLVNESKRRKKSRTDMTPETAEPQLVNVPLMILAPSPSDLVEADALAVVDGKDEVMVDVVPLENGSSVETLMVMDGRNQFVVEPLKVFVTTLSDGIAEGTVNSHSQPVEPAELTGKANETANSPAHVDKFAESEIGGQIVVDDNGMSKLNVDLNETGCVENPVVIDGNGGLEVDSSETENQANKKIVSVTDYASEEPAIMMPFSIMKTGEGDSPVEMSAVIHCLDGRNMESDSSNRTCNRRFTRSTLTVPAKEQKEPPVNPPVTMNGHYSNKDNNSHFGMPLRRLTRSAVKAKLESSSGDITSTSSYSSGSEDTNHGVDTVDSSSVLIPKSKLELKMSKKITLTKLPNNVRELLSTGLLEGLPVNYIASNSNHIGLQGVINGNGILCSCASCNGSIVVSAYVFEQHAGSTKKHPADFIYLPNGKSLHDVVKACSIAPLDMLEATIQSAIDPVPANKTVTCQKCKGSLLTPWSGKFGLCDLCFPSQQPPKTPNLMHGNFNSTSFRVLKTGSVADPTSSSSKNLSSNKKNSLGRLTRKDLGLHKLVFMNDILPEGTEVGYYVCGKRLLEGYIKDSGIYCQCCNSVVSPSQFEAHAGQASRRKPYNYIYTSNGVSLHELSVSLSKCRKMSSSESDDLCSICADGGDLLLCDLCPRAFHKECLGLSSIPSGDWCCQYCQNLHQREKCLSSNDNAIAAGRVAGVDPIEQIFKRCIRIVTTSETDDSACTLCRCHDFSKSRFDDRTVMICDQCEREYHVGCLRDHKMADLKELPAGEWFCCTDCSRIRRALQVFLHHGAELLPFTDANIIKKKRDSRGLNKEVDADIRWRLLSGRTLEADSKLLLSRAVTIFHESFDPIVESTTGRDLIPSMVYGRTVKDQDFGGMYCSVLTVGSCVVSAGILRVLGSDIAELPLVATSREHQGQGYFQSLFACIERLLGSLGVKHLVLPAADEAEAIWTKKFGFTKMSSDQLEKYLKGAHATVFHGTSMLHKPVSCAEVS from the exons ATGGCTAACGGCCGCGGGTCCTCCGAACTCGAGAACTCCGCGTTCCGCTGCGGCGTCCGGACGGGCCTCAAGCGGGAGTTCGTCTTCGCCCTCAAGGCCCAGTCTCAGTTTCCTCTCTCTCTCGGTCGGACCCGCTCCGGAAAATCGTCCGCCGCCACCGTTGGCGCACCACTTGTCAATGAGAGCAAGCGGCGGAAGAAATCTAGGACAGATATGACGCCGGAGACCGCTGAACCGCAGCTTGTCAATGTTCCGCTGATGATTCTTGCTCCTTCCCCTTCTGATCTCGTAGAGGCGGATGCCCTCGCCGTTGTGGATGGTAAGGATGAAGTCATGGTGGATGTTGTTCCCTTAGAAAACGGGTCTTCGGTGGAAACCCTCATGGTGATGGATGGTCGAAATCAATTCGTGGTGGAACCCCTAAAGGTGTTCGTGACAACTTTATCAGATGGAATCGCTGAAGGCACGGTGAATTCTCATTCTCAGCCGGTTGAGCCTGCAGAGTTGACGGGCAAGGCTAATGAGACGGCAAACTCTCCTGCGCATGTGGATAAATTCGCAGAGTCCGAAATTGGTGGCCAAATCGTGGTCGATGACAATGGCATGAGCAAATTGAACGTTGATCTGAATGAGACTGGTTGTGTCGAAAACCCAGTTGTAATTGATGGTAATGGTGGATTGGAGGTGGATAGTTCAGAAACAGAGAACCAGGCAAATAAGAAGATTGTGTCAGTGACTGACTATGCTTCAGAGGAACCGGCAATCATGATGCCTTTTTCTATAATGAAAACGGGTGAGGGGGATTCTCCAGTAGAAATGTCAGCAGTAATTCATTGTCTAGATGGAAGAAATATGGAGAGTGACTCATCAAACAGGACGTGCAATAGGAGGTTTACAAGATCCACACTGACCGTGCCTGCTAAAGAGCAAAAAGAGCCGCCTGTGAATCCTCCTGTTACTATGAATGGTCATTACAGTAACAAGGATAACAATAGTCACTTTGGGATGCCCCTGAGGAGGCTTACAAGGTCAGCTGTTAAAGCAAAATTGGAGTCTAGTTCAGGGGACATCACCAGCACAAGCAGTTATTCATCAGGATCAGAAGACACTAATCATGGGGTAGATACTGTTGATTCTTCTTCAGTTTTGATCCCAAAGAGCAAATTGGAATTGAAGATGTCAAAGAAAATCACATTAACAAAGCTTCCGAATAATGTGAGGGAATTACTTTCAACTGGATTGCTTGAGGGGTTGCCTGTTAATTACATTGCCTCCAATAGCAAC CATATTGGGCTTCAAGGTGTGATCAACGGCAATGGCATTTTATGCTCATGTGCTTCTTGCAATGGTTCCATT GTTGTTTCAGCATATGTGTTTGAACAACATGCTGGTAGCACAAAGAAGCATCCAGCGGATTTTATTTACTTGCCAAATGGGAAAAGCCTCCATGATGTAGTTAAAGCATGCTCCATTGCCCCTTTAGACATGTTGGAAGCTACAATTCAGAGTGCAATTGATCCAGTACCTGCAAACAAAACTGTTACTTGTCAAAAATGCAAAG GGTCATTGCTTACTCCATGGTCTGGGAAGTTTGGGTTGTGTGATTTGTGTTTTCCATCACAGCAACCTCCAAAAACTCCAAACCTGATGCATGGAAATTTTAACTCTACAAG CTTCAGGGTATTGAAGACAGGTTCTGTAGCAGATCCAACAAGTAGCTCATCCAAGAACCTATCATCCAATAAGAAAAATAGCCTGGGAAGATTAACTAGAAA aGATTTGGGCTTGCACAAGTTGGTCTTTATGAATGACATTTTGCCTGAGGGTACCGAAGTAGGCTACTATGTTTGCGGAAAG AGGCTACTTGAGGGTTATATAAAAGATTCTGGAATATACTGTCAATGCTGCAATTCTGTG GTTAGTCCTTCACAATTTGAAGCTCATGCTGGTCAAGCATCAAGGCGCAAACC TTACAACTACATTTATACTTCCAATGGAGTATCTCTTCACGAATTATCGGTTTCACTATCAAAATGCCGAAAAATGTCTTCCAGTGAAAGCGATGATCTTTGCAGCATCTGTGCAGATGGTGGAGACCTACTTCTTTGTGATCTCTGCCCCAGGGCATTCCACAAAG AATGTTTGGGTTTGTCAAGCATCCCGAGTGGAGATTGGTGCTGTCAATATTGTCAAAATCTCCATCAAAGAGAAAAGTGCCTGTCAAGTAATGATAACGCAATTGCAGCAGGGAGAGTTGCTGGAGTGGATCCCATCGAGCAGATATTTAAAAGGTGTATCCGTATTGTCACGACATCAGAGACTGATGATAGTGCATGTACATTGTGCAG GTGCCATGATTTTAGTAAATCAAGATTTGATGACCGCACTGTCATGATTTGTGATCAA TGTGAGAGAGAATACCATGTTGGATGCTTGAGGGATCATAAAATGGCTGATTTAAAG GAACTACCTGCAGGGGAGTGGTTCTGTTGCACTGACTGCAGCAGGATTCGAAGAGCATTGCAGGTGTTTCTTCATCATGGAGCAGAGTTGCTTCCTTTTACAGATGCTAACATTATAAAGAAGAAACGTGATAGTAGAGGCTTAAATAAAGAGGTTGATGCTGACATAAGGTGGAGACTTCTAAGTGGAAGAACTCTTGAAGCAGACAGTAAACTTTTGCTTTCAAGAGCAGTCACTATTTTCCAT GAGTCATTTGACCCTATTGTTGAGTCTACAACTGGAAGAGACCTCATTCCTTCAATGGTATATGG GAGAACTGTGAAGGACCAAGATTTTGGAGGAATGTATTGTTCAGTATTAACTGTTGG TTCATGTGTTGTGTCTGCGGGAATTTTACGTGTTTTAGGAAGTGACATTGCCGAACTTCCGTTAGTTGCAACGAGTAGAGAACATCAAGGCCAG
- the LOC103981677 gene encoding uncharacterized protein LOC103981677 isoform X2 encodes MANGRGSSELENSAFRCGVRTGLKREFVFALKAQSQFPLSLGRTRSGKSSAATVGAPLVNESKRRKKSRTDMTPETAEPQLVNVPLMILAPSPSDLVEADALAVVDGKDEVMVDVVPLENGSSVETLMVMDGRNQFVVEPLKVFVTTLSDGIAEGTVNSHSQPVEPAELTGKANETANSPAHVDKFAESEIGGQIVVDDNGMSKLNVDLNETGCVENPVVIDGNGGLEVDSSETENQANKKIVSVTDYASEEPAIMMPFSIMKTGEGDSPVEMSAVIHCLDGRNMESDSSNRTCNRRFTRSTLTVPAKEQKEPPVNPPVTMNGHYSNKDNNSHFGMPLRRLTRSAVKAKLESSSGDITSTSSYSSGSEDTNHGVDTVDSSSVLIPKSKLELKMSKKITLTKLPNNVRELLSTGLLEGLPVNYIASNSNHIGLQGVINGNGILCSCASCNGSIVVSAYVFEQHAGSTKKHPADFIYLPNGKSLHDVVKACSIAPLDMLEATIQSAIDPVPANKTVTCQKCKGSLLTPWSGKFGLCDLCFPSQQPPKTPNLMHGNFNSTSFRVLKTGSVADPTSSSSKNLSSNKKNSLGRLTRKDLGLHKLVFMNDILPEGTEVGYYVCGKRLLEGYIKDSGIYCQCCNSVVSPSQFEAHAGQASRRKPYNYIYTSNGVSLHELSVSLSKCRKMSSSESDDLCSICADGGDLLLCDLCPRAFHKECLGLSSIPSGDWCCQYCQNLHQREKCLSSNDNAIAAGRVAGVDPIEQIFKRCIRIVTTSETDDSACTLCRCHDFSKSRFDDRTVMICDQCEREYHVGCLRDHKMADLKELPAGEWFCCTDCSRIRRALQVFLHHGAELLPFTDANIIKKKRDSRGLNKEVDADIRWRLLSGRTLEADSKLLLSRAVTIFHESFDPIVESTTGRDLIPSMENCEGPRFWRNVLFSINCWFMCCVCGNFTCFRK; translated from the exons ATGGCTAACGGCCGCGGGTCCTCCGAACTCGAGAACTCCGCGTTCCGCTGCGGCGTCCGGACGGGCCTCAAGCGGGAGTTCGTCTTCGCCCTCAAGGCCCAGTCTCAGTTTCCTCTCTCTCTCGGTCGGACCCGCTCCGGAAAATCGTCCGCCGCCACCGTTGGCGCACCACTTGTCAATGAGAGCAAGCGGCGGAAGAAATCTAGGACAGATATGACGCCGGAGACCGCTGAACCGCAGCTTGTCAATGTTCCGCTGATGATTCTTGCTCCTTCCCCTTCTGATCTCGTAGAGGCGGATGCCCTCGCCGTTGTGGATGGTAAGGATGAAGTCATGGTGGATGTTGTTCCCTTAGAAAACGGGTCTTCGGTGGAAACCCTCATGGTGATGGATGGTCGAAATCAATTCGTGGTGGAACCCCTAAAGGTGTTCGTGACAACTTTATCAGATGGAATCGCTGAAGGCACGGTGAATTCTCATTCTCAGCCGGTTGAGCCTGCAGAGTTGACGGGCAAGGCTAATGAGACGGCAAACTCTCCTGCGCATGTGGATAAATTCGCAGAGTCCGAAATTGGTGGCCAAATCGTGGTCGATGACAATGGCATGAGCAAATTGAACGTTGATCTGAATGAGACTGGTTGTGTCGAAAACCCAGTTGTAATTGATGGTAATGGTGGATTGGAGGTGGATAGTTCAGAAACAGAGAACCAGGCAAATAAGAAGATTGTGTCAGTGACTGACTATGCTTCAGAGGAACCGGCAATCATGATGCCTTTTTCTATAATGAAAACGGGTGAGGGGGATTCTCCAGTAGAAATGTCAGCAGTAATTCATTGTCTAGATGGAAGAAATATGGAGAGTGACTCATCAAACAGGACGTGCAATAGGAGGTTTACAAGATCCACACTGACCGTGCCTGCTAAAGAGCAAAAAGAGCCGCCTGTGAATCCTCCTGTTACTATGAATGGTCATTACAGTAACAAGGATAACAATAGTCACTTTGGGATGCCCCTGAGGAGGCTTACAAGGTCAGCTGTTAAAGCAAAATTGGAGTCTAGTTCAGGGGACATCACCAGCACAAGCAGTTATTCATCAGGATCAGAAGACACTAATCATGGGGTAGATACTGTTGATTCTTCTTCAGTTTTGATCCCAAAGAGCAAATTGGAATTGAAGATGTCAAAGAAAATCACATTAACAAAGCTTCCGAATAATGTGAGGGAATTACTTTCAACTGGATTGCTTGAGGGGTTGCCTGTTAATTACATTGCCTCCAATAGCAAC CATATTGGGCTTCAAGGTGTGATCAACGGCAATGGCATTTTATGCTCATGTGCTTCTTGCAATGGTTCCATT GTTGTTTCAGCATATGTGTTTGAACAACATGCTGGTAGCACAAAGAAGCATCCAGCGGATTTTATTTACTTGCCAAATGGGAAAAGCCTCCATGATGTAGTTAAAGCATGCTCCATTGCCCCTTTAGACATGTTGGAAGCTACAATTCAGAGTGCAATTGATCCAGTACCTGCAAACAAAACTGTTACTTGTCAAAAATGCAAAG GGTCATTGCTTACTCCATGGTCTGGGAAGTTTGGGTTGTGTGATTTGTGTTTTCCATCACAGCAACCTCCAAAAACTCCAAACCTGATGCATGGAAATTTTAACTCTACAAG CTTCAGGGTATTGAAGACAGGTTCTGTAGCAGATCCAACAAGTAGCTCATCCAAGAACCTATCATCCAATAAGAAAAATAGCCTGGGAAGATTAACTAGAAA aGATTTGGGCTTGCACAAGTTGGTCTTTATGAATGACATTTTGCCTGAGGGTACCGAAGTAGGCTACTATGTTTGCGGAAAG AGGCTACTTGAGGGTTATATAAAAGATTCTGGAATATACTGTCAATGCTGCAATTCTGTG GTTAGTCCTTCACAATTTGAAGCTCATGCTGGTCAAGCATCAAGGCGCAAACC TTACAACTACATTTATACTTCCAATGGAGTATCTCTTCACGAATTATCGGTTTCACTATCAAAATGCCGAAAAATGTCTTCCAGTGAAAGCGATGATCTTTGCAGCATCTGTGCAGATGGTGGAGACCTACTTCTTTGTGATCTCTGCCCCAGGGCATTCCACAAAG AATGTTTGGGTTTGTCAAGCATCCCGAGTGGAGATTGGTGCTGTCAATATTGTCAAAATCTCCATCAAAGAGAAAAGTGCCTGTCAAGTAATGATAACGCAATTGCAGCAGGGAGAGTTGCTGGAGTGGATCCCATCGAGCAGATATTTAAAAGGTGTATCCGTATTGTCACGACATCAGAGACTGATGATAGTGCATGTACATTGTGCAG GTGCCATGATTTTAGTAAATCAAGATTTGATGACCGCACTGTCATGATTTGTGATCAA TGTGAGAGAGAATACCATGTTGGATGCTTGAGGGATCATAAAATGGCTGATTTAAAG GAACTACCTGCAGGGGAGTGGTTCTGTTGCACTGACTGCAGCAGGATTCGAAGAGCATTGCAGGTGTTTCTTCATCATGGAGCAGAGTTGCTTCCTTTTACAGATGCTAACATTATAAAGAAGAAACGTGATAGTAGAGGCTTAAATAAAGAGGTTGATGCTGACATAAGGTGGAGACTTCTAAGTGGAAGAACTCTTGAAGCAGACAGTAAACTTTTGCTTTCAAGAGCAGTCACTATTTTCCAT GAGTCATTTGACCCTATTGTTGAGTCTACAACTGGAAGAGACCTCATTCCTTCAATG GAGAACTGTGAAGGACCAAGATTTTGGAGGAATGTATTGTTCAGTATTAACTGTTGG TTCATGTGTTGTGTCTGCGGGAATTTTACGTGTTTTAGGAAGTGA